The following proteins are encoded in a genomic region of Synechococcus sp. CBW1002:
- the sds gene encoding solanesyl diphosphate synthase: MATVAELLQPVEADLDALLADLRSLIGAGHPILQAAAEHLFAAGGKRLRPGIVLLLSRAIDPDGTLGSRHRRLAEITEMIHTASLVHDDVVDEASTRRGVATVHSRFNYRVAVLAGDFLFAQASWHLANLDDLEVVKLLSRVIMDLADGEVRQGLFRYDTGQSFETYLEKSYCKTASLIANSARSAGVLAELPQPRLEDLYRFGRQLGLAFQVVDDILDFTGSDQQLGKPAASDLAAGYLTAPVLYALEEKPALAGLIEREFCEAGDLDQALALVRGCEAIPRSRALAEQFSREAHEALQWLPASEASTALLALPEFVLSRLY, translated from the coding sequence GTGGCCACGGTTGCAGAACTTCTTCAGCCGGTCGAGGCCGATCTCGACGCCTTGCTTGCCGATCTGCGCAGCCTGATCGGAGCCGGTCATCCGATCCTTCAGGCAGCTGCTGAGCACCTGTTCGCCGCCGGCGGCAAGCGCCTGAGGCCTGGCATCGTGTTGCTGCTCTCGCGGGCCATCGATCCTGATGGGACCCTCGGTTCCCGCCATCGGCGTCTGGCCGAGATCACCGAGATGATCCACACCGCCTCCCTGGTGCATGACGACGTGGTGGATGAAGCCTCCACCCGCCGTGGTGTGGCCACCGTGCACAGCCGCTTCAACTATCGGGTGGCGGTGCTGGCAGGGGATTTCCTCTTCGCCCAGGCCAGCTGGCATCTGGCCAACCTCGACGACCTCGAGGTGGTGAAACTGCTCAGCCGGGTGATCATGGACCTGGCGGACGGGGAAGTACGCCAGGGCCTGTTCCGCTACGACACCGGCCAGAGCTTCGAGACCTACCTCGAAAAGAGCTACTGCAAGACCGCTTCCCTGATCGCCAACAGCGCCCGCTCTGCCGGCGTGCTGGCGGAACTGCCGCAACCACGCCTGGAAGATCTCTATCGCTTCGGTCGTCAGCTGGGCCTGGCCTTCCAGGTGGTGGACGACATCCTCGATTTCACCGGCAGCGACCAGCAGCTCGGCAAGCCCGCCGCCAGCGACCTGGCCGCCGGCTACCTCACGGCTCCGGTGCTCTACGCCCTGGAGGAGAAGCCAGCTCTGGCTGGGCTGATCGAGCGGGAATTCTGTGAAGCGGGCGATCTTGACCAGGCCCTGGCTCTGGTGCGGGGCTGCGAGGCCATTCCCCGTTCCCGTGCCCTGGCCGAACAGTTCAGCCGCGAAGCCCATGAAGCCCTGCAGTGGCTGCCGGCCTCCGAAGCCAGCACCGCCCTGCTGGCCCTGCCGGAGTTTGTGCTGAGCCGTCTGTACTGA
- the murI gene encoding glutamate racemase, whose product MSLLIGLFDSGLGGLTVLRQIQALYPHSPCLYLGDTARVPYGERTPDDIRAIAAEVVHWLRLQGVGVLVMACNTSNALALDVAVAEAGVPVVGLIDSVASELCSDRIGVLATPATAASAAYGRAIHACRPTARVIEVGCPAFVPLIEAGNLEDPALEEAARGYLQPMIAGEVDTIVLGCTHYPLLRPLLRRLLPQGVRLVDPAQAAARRLGPLLGNLGDSPEVDLEDDPIDPPRLLYRYCVTGSASGFAKAATRWLERRPRVETVELRTPS is encoded by the coding sequence TTGAGCCTTCTCATCGGCCTGTTCGACAGTGGTCTCGGTGGTCTGACCGTGCTGCGCCAGATCCAGGCGCTCTACCCCCATTCCCCCTGCCTCTACCTCGGGGATACCGCCCGGGTTCCCTATGGCGAGCGCACCCCTGACGACATCCGCGCCATCGCCGCTGAGGTGGTGCACTGGCTGCGGCTGCAGGGGGTGGGTGTGCTGGTGATGGCCTGCAACACCTCCAATGCCCTGGCCCTGGATGTGGCCGTGGCCGAAGCAGGTGTGCCAGTGGTGGGCCTGATCGACAGTGTCGCCAGCGAACTCTGCAGCGACCGGATCGGGGTACTCGCCACCCCAGCCACGGCGGCCAGCGCGGCCTATGGCCGAGCGATCCATGCCTGCCGTCCGACGGCCCGGGTGATCGAGGTGGGCTGCCCGGCCTTCGTGCCCCTGATCGAAGCGGGCAATCTGGAGGATCCGGCCCTGGAAGAGGCGGCTCGGGGGTACCTCCAGCCGATGATCGCCGGCGAGGTGGACACGATCGTGCTGGGCTGCACCCACTACCCCCTGCTGCGCCCCTTGCTGCGCCGGCTGCTGCCTCAAGGGGTTCGCCTGGTCGATCCGGCCCAGGCTGCCGCCCGGCGTCTCGGGCCCCTGCTCGGCAACCTGGGCGATTCGCCGGAAGTGGACCTGGAGGACGATCCGATCGACCCGCCGAGGCTGCTCTACCGCTACTGCGTCACCGGCTCGGCCAGTGGCTTCGCCAAGGCCGCGACCCGTTGGCTGGAGCGGCGGCCACGGGTGGAGACCGTGGAGCTCCGGACGCCCTCCTGA
- a CDS encoding N-acetylmuramoyl-L-alanine amidase, whose amino-acid sequence MTLKRLPLFLAPLLLAFAALPAWAASTLGAWRITREGILELRTTPGVQIQAFFEEGSGGRGPRIWVDLPGAPQRSRSISGGGAIREVRIGKPDPGTTRLVVEFQPGTRLDPRQLRLVGTSRDRWRMDLPGLPRRSAVAMGEGDINAATVASAGWTRGGGNFSSATTPLSADGLPVVPRGRFKVVIDPGHGGPDPGAVGIGGLRETNVVLDVGLQVAQLLQARGVQVLMTRTSEVDVDLPPRVSLANSNRADVFVSIHANALSMARPDVNGIETFYFQGSNSRQLAASLQRQMLAISPGTPDRGVRTGRFYVIRRTVMPASLVEMGFVTGRIDAPRLADPNFRRRMALALATGILEYLQRS is encoded by the coding sequence ATGACGCTCAAGCGCCTGCCGCTGTTCCTTGCCCCACTGCTGCTGGCGTTCGCCGCGCTTCCCGCGTGGGCTGCCAGCACCCTTGGCGCCTGGCGCATCACCCGCGAGGGCATTCTTGAGCTGCGCACGACCCCGGGCGTTCAGATCCAGGCCTTCTTCGAGGAGGGATCCGGGGGGCGCGGCCCCCGGATCTGGGTGGATCTGCCCGGCGCCCCCCAGCGCAGCCGCTCGATCAGCGGTGGCGGAGCGATTCGAGAAGTACGGATCGGAAAGCCCGATCCCGGAACCACGCGACTCGTGGTCGAGTTTCAGCCAGGCACCCGTCTCGACCCCCGCCAGCTGAGACTGGTCGGCACCTCCCGCGACCGCTGGCGCATGGATCTGCCGGGGCTTCCGAGGCGCTCGGCAGTCGCCATGGGCGAGGGCGATATCAACGCTGCCACGGTGGCCAGCGCCGGATGGACCAGAGGTGGCGGCAATTTCAGTTCGGCCACCACACCACTGTCAGCCGATGGCCTGCCAGTGGTGCCGAGAGGCCGCTTCAAGGTCGTGATCGATCCAGGCCATGGCGGCCCCGATCCAGGTGCGGTCGGGATCGGTGGATTGCGTGAAACCAACGTGGTGCTTGATGTGGGGCTGCAGGTGGCCCAGCTGCTCCAGGCCAGAGGCGTGCAGGTTCTGATGACCCGCACTTCCGAGGTGGACGTCGACCTGCCCCCGCGGGTGTCCCTGGCCAACAGCAACCGCGCCGATGTGTTCGTGAGCATCCATGCGAACGCTCTGAGCATGGCGCGGCCGGACGTGAACGGAATCGAGACGTTCTATTTCCAGGGCAGCAATTCCAGACAGCTGGCCGCGTCTCTGCAGCGGCAGATGCTGGCGATCTCTCCCGGCACTCCGGATCGGGGTGTCCGCACCGGGCGCTTCTACGTGATCCGCCGCACCGTGATGCCGGCCTCCCTGGTGGAGATGGGATTCGTGACCGGCAGGATCGACGCCCCCCGCCTGGCCGATCCGAACTTCCGCCGCCGCATGGCCCTGGCCCTGGCGACCGGAATCCTCGAGTACCTGCAACGCTCTTGA
- a CDS encoding carbon-nitrogen hydrolase family protein produces the protein MSSFLAAALQLTSTPDPDANLAAAEEQIELAARRGAELVGLPENFAFMGEDSTRIDLAADLAERCSRFLVTMARRYQVTLLGGGFPVPAGPGHTFNRAELVGKEGQLLARYDKIHLFDVDLPDGITYRESATVQPGQQLPPVVDVPGLCRIGLSICYDVRFPELYRHLAQAGAELLMIPAAFTAFTGKDHWQVLLQARAIENTAYVVAPAQTGLHYDRRQTHGHALVIDPWGTVLADAGVAPGLAVAPVDRDHEGRVRAQMPSLQHRQPALF, from the coding sequence GTGAGCAGTTTTCTGGCGGCAGCACTGCAACTCACCAGCACTCCGGATCCTGACGCCAATCTCGCGGCTGCCGAGGAGCAGATCGAACTGGCGGCCCGCCGTGGCGCTGAGCTGGTGGGGCTGCCCGAGAACTTCGCCTTCATGGGAGAAGACAGCACCCGGATCGACCTGGCCGCCGACCTGGCCGAGCGCTGCAGCCGCTTCCTGGTCACCATGGCGCGCCGCTACCAGGTGACCCTGCTCGGTGGCGGTTTTCCCGTGCCGGCCGGTCCTGGTCACACCTTCAACCGGGCCGAGCTGGTGGGCAAGGAAGGACAGCTTCTGGCACGTTACGACAAGATCCATCTGTTCGATGTCGACCTGCCGGACGGCATCACCTACCGCGAGTCGGCCACGGTGCAGCCCGGCCAGCAGCTGCCCCCCGTGGTGGATGTGCCCGGCCTCTGCAGGATCGGTCTGTCGATCTGCTACGACGTGCGCTTTCCGGAGCTCTATCGCCACCTGGCCCAGGCGGGAGCCGAACTGCTGATGATCCCGGCGGCCTTCACCGCCTTCACCGGCAAGGATCACTGGCAGGTGCTGCTCCAGGCCCGGGCGATCGAAAACACCGCCTATGTGGTGGCCCCGGCCCAGACCGGCCTTCACTACGACCGGCGTCAGACCCATGGCCATGCGCTGGTGATCGATCCCTGGGGCACGGTGCTGGCCGACGCGGGCGTGGCCCCCGGCCTGGCCGTGGCACCGGTGGATCGGGATCACGAAGGCCGGGTCAGGGCTCAGATGCCGAGCCTTCAGCACCGCCAACCGGCGTTGTTCTGA
- a CDS encoding 2-phosphosulfolactate phosphatase family protein, whose amino-acid sequence MLLSYFHTSECVPPVTSVAEGGPDAAVVIDVLRATTTIAWSLKNGAEAIQAFADLTELNTAAAAWPAEHRLKAGERGGKRVEGYDLGNSPLAVVPKLVAGKRIFMSTTNGTRSLAAVQAVPQLLTACLPNRSAVARRLVETGAERVWIVGSGWEGDYSLEDSLAAGAVASAAMEMAVAPHVGVRCGNDEMLAALALWQQWRHDTETCLRAASHGQRLIGLGNHDEDFACCAAVDTLTIVPRQSAPGVLEAS is encoded by the coding sequence GTGCTCCTGTCCTATTTCCATACCTCCGAATGCGTCCCCCCGGTGACGTCCGTGGCGGAAGGCGGCCCGGATGCCGCGGTGGTGATCGATGTGCTGCGAGCCACCACCACGATCGCCTGGTCCCTGAAGAACGGCGCCGAAGCGATCCAGGCCTTCGCCGACCTGACGGAACTGAACACCGCCGCCGCCGCCTGGCCCGCCGAACATCGCCTCAAGGCCGGCGAGCGCGGCGGCAAGCGGGTGGAGGGCTACGACCTGGGCAATTCGCCCCTGGCCGTGGTGCCGAAGCTGGTGGCCGGCAAACGCATCTTCATGAGCACCACCAACGGCACCCGCTCCCTGGCGGCGGTGCAGGCGGTGCCCCAGCTGCTCACGGCCTGCCTGCCCAACCGCAGCGCCGTGGCCCGGCGACTGGTGGAGACCGGCGCTGAGCGGGTCTGGATCGTGGGCAGCGGTTGGGAGGGGGATTACTCCCTGGAAGACAGCCTCGCGGCCGGCGCGGTGGCCTCGGCCGCCATGGAGATGGCGGTGGCCCCCCACGTTGGCGTGCGCTGCGGCAATGACGAAATGCTCGCCGCTCTGGCCCTCTGGCAGCAGTGGCGCCACGACACCGAAACCTGCCTGCGTGCCGCCAGCCACGGCCAGCGGCTGATCGGGCTTGGCAACCACGACGAAGACTTCGCCTGCTGCGCCGCCGTGGACACCCTGACGATCGTGCCGCGGCAGAGCGCTCCAGGGGTGCTGGAAGCCAGCTGA
- a CDS encoding UbiD family decarboxylase: MDAGSFRGFNGASRRDLRGYLTLLEQRGQLRRITAPVDPDLELAAIADRVLSAGGPALLFENVIGSTMPVAVNLLGTQERVLWSMGMERPEELEALGERLALLQQPRPPKGLQEAARFGGLLWDLVKARPDLDLTPPCHQQVFKGDQVNLDALPLLRPWPGDAGGIITLGLVITKDPETGTPNVGVYRLQRQSINTMTVHWLSVRGGARHLRKAAALGKPLEIAIAIGVHPLLVMAAATPIPVQLSEWLFAGLYAGEGVRLAKCKTVNLEVPSHSELVLEGTITPGEELADGPFGDHMGFYGGVEASPLVRFQCVTQRRDPIYFTTFSGRPPKEDAMLAIALNRIYTPILRQQIPEIVDFFLPMEGLSYKLAVIAIDKAYPGQARRAAMAFWSALPQFTYTKFVVVVDQSINIRDPRQVIWAISAQVDPQRDLFVLENTPFDSLDFASERLGLGGRLAIDATTKIGPEKRHPWGEPLRRPAELEARLDARWQELGLADVGQNQPDPALFGYTLEHVLERLANLR; this comes from the coding sequence GTGGACGCGGGTTCATTCCGGGGTTTCAACGGCGCCTCCCGCCGTGATCTGCGCGGGTATCTCACCCTGCTGGAGCAGCGCGGTCAGCTGCGCCGCATCACCGCCCCGGTGGATCCCGATCTGGAGCTGGCGGCCATCGCCGATCGGGTGCTGAGCGCTGGCGGGCCGGCGCTGCTGTTCGAGAACGTGATCGGCAGCACGATGCCGGTGGCCGTGAACCTGCTCGGCACCCAGGAGCGGGTGTTGTGGAGCATGGGCATGGAGCGACCCGAGGAGCTCGAGGCTCTCGGCGAGCGGCTGGCCCTGCTGCAACAGCCTCGCCCCCCCAAGGGGCTGCAGGAAGCAGCCAGGTTCGGCGGCCTGCTCTGGGATCTGGTCAAGGCCCGCCCCGATCTCGACCTCACCCCCCCCTGCCACCAGCAGGTGTTCAAGGGGGACCAGGTGAATCTCGATGCCCTGCCCCTGTTGCGGCCCTGGCCGGGCGATGCCGGCGGCATCATCACCCTGGGTCTGGTGATCACCAAGGACCCGGAAACGGGGACCCCCAACGTGGGCGTCTACCGCCTGCAGCGTCAGTCGATCAACACGATGACGGTGCATTGGCTGAGTGTGCGGGGCGGCGCTCGCCACCTGCGCAAGGCGGCGGCGCTGGGCAAGCCGCTGGAGATCGCGATCGCCATCGGGGTGCACCCCTTGCTGGTGATGGCGGCGGCGACGCCGATCCCGGTGCAGTTGAGCGAGTGGTTGTTTGCCGGCCTCTACGCCGGTGAGGGCGTGCGATTGGCCAAGTGCAAGACGGTGAATCTGGAAGTTCCCAGCCACAGTGAGCTGGTGCTGGAGGGCACGATCACTCCCGGCGAGGAGCTGGCCGATGGCCCGTTCGGCGACCACATGGGCTTCTACGGCGGTGTCGAGGCCTCACCGCTGGTGCGGTTTCAGTGCGTCACCCAGCGGCGCGACCCGATCTACTTCACCACCTTCAGCGGCCGGCCCCCCAAGGAGGACGCGATGCTGGCCATCGCCCTCAACCGCATCTACACCCCGATCCTGCGGCAGCAGATCCCGGAGATCGTCGATTTCTTCCTGCCGATGGAGGGCCTCAGCTACAAGCTGGCCGTGATCGCCATCGACAAGGCCTATCCCGGCCAGGCCAGGCGTGCCGCCATGGCCTTCTGGAGTGCTCTGCCGCAGTTCACTTACACGAAGTTCGTGGTGGTGGTGGATCAGAGCATCAACATCCGCGATCCCCGCCAGGTGATCTGGGCGATCAGTGCCCAGGTGGATCCCCAGCGGGATCTGTTCGTGCTGGAGAACACCCCGTTCGACAGCCTTGATTTCGCCAGCGAGCGGCTGGGTCTGGGTGGCCGCCTGGCGATTGATGCCACCACCAAGATCGGCCCCGAGAAGCGCCATCCCTGGGGTGAACCACTCCGCCGGCCTGCCGAGCTGGAGGCCCGCCTCGATGCCCGCTGGCAGGAGCTGGGGCTGGCGGACGTGGGCCAGAACCAGCCCGATCCGGCCCTGTTCGGGTACACCCTCGAGCACGTGCTGGAGCGGCTGGCCAACCTGCGATGA
- a CDS encoding Rrf2 family transcriptional regulator yields the protein MLKKGGLYALKALLQLALAPQVWRSSTDLATALELPAPMLEQQLLGLRRAGLLESRRGRRGGFRLALPTEEIPLAAILAAVSADPSEDPASLELPKASDRVAAALEQRLRRAMERELGRLTLAELLFDLRSAEASIGEEQGLLLG from the coding sequence ATGCTGAAGAAAGGTGGGCTCTACGCCCTCAAGGCCCTGTTGCAGCTGGCCCTGGCGCCGCAGGTCTGGCGATCCAGCACCGACCTGGCGACTGCTCTGGAGCTGCCCGCGCCGATGCTGGAGCAGCAGCTCCTGGGGCTGCGCCGCGCCGGGCTGCTCGAATCCCGCCGGGGTCGCCGCGGCGGTTTCCGTCTGGCTCTGCCAACAGAGGAAATCCCCCTGGCGGCCATTCTGGCGGCGGTCTCCGCCGACCCCAGCGAAGACCCCGCCTCCCTGGAGCTGCCCAAGGCCAGCGATCGGGTCGCGGCGGCCCTGGAGCAGCGCCTGCGCCGCGCCATGGAGCGGGAGCTGGGCCGCCTCACTCTGGCTGAACTGCTGTTCGATCTGCGCAGTGCCGAGGCTTCGATCGGGGAGGAGCAGGGCCTGCTGCTGGGTTGA
- the aroA gene encoding 3-phosphoshikimate 1-carboxyvinyltransferase codes for MTSAAAIPAPLHLPAGGSLRGTVRVPGDKSISHRALLFGAIAEGETRIEGLLPAEDPLSTADCLRAMGVEVSPIEAGQPVLVQGVGLDGLQEPGDVLECGNSGTTMRLMLGLLAGRCGRHFVLSGDRSLRGRPMRRVGEPLAGMGAQIHGRKGGNFAPLAVLGQPLRGTTIYTPVASAQVKSAILLAALTAEGPTTVIEPAQSRDHSERMLRAFGAHLVVGGSAANDVTVTPGPALRGQSVVVPGDISSAAFWLVAAAITPGAELTVENVGLNPSRTGILEVLQQMGAAIEVRHARDVAGEPVGDLHVCHGPLQAFDIGGDLIPRLVDEIPVLAVAACFAEGVSRIRDAEELRVKETDRLAVMARQLGAMGARLEEFADGLAITGPTVLRGTGVDSETDHRVAMSLAVASLVAEGATSLARPEAAAVSYPGFWDDLARLRA; via the coding sequence TTGACCTCCGCCGCCGCGATTCCAGCCCCGCTGCACCTGCCGGCCGGAGGCTCCCTGCGGGGCACGGTGCGGGTGCCGGGCGACAAGTCGATCTCCCACCGGGCTCTGCTGTTCGGCGCCATCGCCGAGGGGGAGACCCGCATTGAGGGGTTGCTGCCCGCCGAGGATCCGCTCAGCACCGCCGATTGCCTGCGGGCCATGGGGGTGGAGGTCTCGCCGATCGAGGCCGGCCAGCCGGTGCTGGTGCAGGGGGTGGGGCTGGATGGGCTTCAGGAACCGGGCGATGTGCTCGAGTGCGGCAATTCCGGCACCACGATGCGGCTGATGCTGGGGCTGCTGGCGGGTCGCTGCGGCCGCCACTTCGTACTCAGCGGCGATCGTTCCCTGCGGGGTCGGCCGATGCGGCGTGTCGGGGAACCCCTGGCCGGCATGGGTGCCCAGATCCATGGCCGCAAGGGTGGCAACTTTGCGCCGTTGGCGGTGCTGGGTCAGCCCTTACGCGGCACCACCATCTACACCCCGGTGGCCTCGGCCCAGGTGAAGAGCGCCATCCTGCTGGCGGCCCTCACCGCCGAGGGTCCCACCACCGTGATCGAACCGGCCCAGTCGCGCGACCACAGCGAACGGATGCTGCGGGCCTTCGGCGCCCACCTGGTGGTGGGTGGCTCCGCCGCCAACGACGTGACCGTGACCCCAGGCCCGGCTCTGCGGGGGCAGAGCGTGGTGGTGCCTGGCGACATCAGCTCCGCGGCCTTCTGGCTGGTGGCTGCCGCCATCACCCCTGGAGCCGAGCTCACGGTCGAAAATGTGGGACTCAATCCCAGCCGCACCGGCATTCTTGAGGTGTTGCAGCAGATGGGTGCCGCCATCGAGGTGCGCCATGCCCGTGATGTGGCGGGCGAGCCGGTGGGGGATCTGCACGTCTGCCATGGGCCCCTGCAGGCGTTCGACATCGGCGGCGATCTGATTCCCCGTCTGGTGGATGAGATTCCGGTGCTGGCCGTCGCGGCCTGCTTTGCCGAGGGGGTCAGCCGCATCCGCGATGCCGAAGAGCTGCGGGTCAAGGAGACTGACCGGCTGGCGGTGATGGCTCGCCAGCTCGGCGCCATGGGCGCTCGCCTGGAGGAGTTCGCCGATGGCCTGGCGATCACGGGTCCCACCGTGCTGCGCGGCACCGGCGTGGACAGCGAGACCGACCACCGGGTGGCCATGAGCCTGGCGGTGGCGTCGTTGGTGGCAGAGGGTGCCACCAGCCTGGCGCGGCCCGAGGCGGCAGCCGTGTCCTATCCCGGCTTCTGGGACGATCTGGCTCGCCTGCGGGCCTGA
- a CDS encoding MnmC family methyltransferase — protein MAASATNRSAGSLHGLSSSALQSRCTADGSFSLYSTAFREAFHSAEGALAEALAKFVGPADLKRFPAGRELLVVECCVGTGTNTAALIEAAAAQGLRLRWWGLELDPEPLALALADPGFRSQWLPSTLAVLQTLHRQVGQVLAPQDSGCQGSGLLDRAVLDPPPLDPVFRGSMLWGDARRSLPRLAVELAGRCDLVLMDAFSPAHCPQLWTEEVLVAMASLLAPQGRWLSYCSAAAVRQTLRRAGLQLSTIPSPPNPAMPGAGSGRRRWSGGTAASPEPLPPSDRLRPLTPMEWEHLTTSAGHPYRDPSGCSTAAAIHQRRQLEQAMAGAEPSSAWRRRWGLEGHRR, from the coding sequence GTGGCCGCCTCAGCCACGAACCGCTCGGCCGGCTCCCTGCACGGCCTTTCCAGCAGCGCTCTCCAGTCCCGTTGCACGGCCGACGGCAGCTTCAGCCTCTACAGCACCGCCTTCCGTGAGGCGTTCCACAGCGCCGAGGGAGCCCTGGCCGAAGCCCTGGCCAAGTTCGTGGGGCCGGCCGATCTGAAGCGTTTCCCGGCCGGCCGGGAACTGCTGGTGGTCGAGTGCTGTGTGGGCACCGGCACCAACACTGCCGCCCTGATCGAGGCCGCCGCAGCTCAAGGCCTGCGGCTGCGCTGGTGGGGCCTGGAGCTGGATCCCGAACCGCTCGCCCTTGCCCTGGCCGACCCAGGCTTCCGCTCCCAGTGGCTGCCCTCCACCCTGGCAGTGCTGCAGACCCTTCACCGCCAAGTGGGTCAGGTTTTGGCCCCGCAGGATTCAGGTTGTCAGGGTTCGGGTCTTCTGGATCGGGCGGTTCTGGATCCTCCACCGCTGGATCCGGTGTTTCGCGGTTCGATGCTCTGGGGCGATGCGCGCCGCAGCCTGCCTCGCCTGGCCGTTGAGCTGGCCGGCCGCTGTGACCTGGTGCTGATGGATGCCTTCTCGCCAGCCCATTGCCCGCAGCTCTGGACGGAGGAGGTCTTAGTTGCGATGGCGAGCCTGTTGGCCCCCCAGGGGCGCTGGCTGAGTTACTGCTCGGCGGCGGCCGTGCGCCAGACCCTGCGTCGGGCTGGTCTTCAGTTGAGCACGATCCCCTCGCCCCCGAATCCGGCGATGCCTGGCGCGGGTTCTGGCCGCCGCCGCTGGAGTGGGGGCACGGCCGCCAGTCCAGAGCCGCTGCCCCCATCCGACAGGCTGCGGCCGCTCACGCCGATGGAGTGGGAGCACCTCACGACCAGCGCCGGTCACCCCTACCGCGATCCAAGTGGGTGCTCCACGGCGGCCGCGATCCATCAGCGTCGCCAGCTGGAGCAGGCCATGGCGGGCGCTGAACCCAGCAGTGCCTGGCGCCGTCGCTGGGGCCTGGAGGGTCACCGCCGGTAG
- the glmU gene encoding bifunctional UDP-N-acetylglucosamine diphosphorylase/glucosamine-1-phosphate N-acetyltransferase GlmU — MLAVAVLAAGKGTRMKSDRPKVLQPLAGATLVERVLRSCRTLEPERQLLIVGHQAERVEQELGHLTGLEYVLQQPQNGTGHAVQQLLEPLAGFSGELLVLNGDVPLLQPETLEQLLDRHCQSGAAVTLLTARLDDPTGYGRVFADAEGQVSAIVEHRDCNPAQRDTDLINGGIYCFDWPKLAAVLPLLTSDNDQGELYLTDTVALLQPAFHLEVSDPDEINGVNDRLQLSQCEAVLQDRLRRHWMAEGVTFVDPPSCTLSDGSRFGRDVVVEPQCHFRGSSVIGDGCRIGPGCLIEDSELGCGVEVLHSVVRGAVVADGCAIGPFAQLRAGSNLAAGCRVGNFVEIKNSVLEAEVKVNHLSYIGDADLGSGVNVGAGTITANYDGLRKHRTVIGAGSKTGANSVLVAPINLGERVTVGAGSTLTKDVPSGALAIGRARQLIKENWPGPA, encoded by the coding sequence ATGCTCGCCGTTGCCGTTCTGGCCGCCGGAAAGGGCACCCGCATGAAGAGCGACCGCCCCAAGGTGTTGCAGCCGCTGGCCGGCGCCACCCTGGTGGAGCGGGTGCTGCGCAGTTGCCGAACCCTGGAGCCTGAGCGGCAGCTGCTGATTGTTGGCCACCAGGCCGAGCGGGTTGAGCAGGAGCTGGGCCATCTGACCGGTCTGGAGTACGTGCTGCAGCAGCCGCAGAACGGCACCGGCCACGCCGTTCAGCAGTTGCTCGAGCCTCTGGCCGGTTTCAGCGGCGAGCTGCTGGTGTTGAACGGCGATGTGCCGCTGCTACAGCCGGAGACCCTGGAGCAGCTGCTGGACCGCCATTGCCAGAGCGGCGCTGCCGTGACCCTGCTCACCGCCCGGCTCGACGATCCCACCGGATACGGCCGCGTCTTCGCCGATGCCGAGGGGCAGGTGAGCGCCATCGTGGAGCATCGCGATTGCAACCCGGCCCAGCGAGACACCGACCTGATCAATGGCGGCATCTACTGCTTCGACTGGCCAAAACTGGCGGCGGTGCTGCCCCTGCTCACTTCAGACAACGACCAGGGGGAGCTCTATCTCACCGACACGGTGGCTCTGTTGCAGCCGGCCTTCCATCTGGAGGTGAGCGATCCCGATGAGATCAACGGCGTCAACGACCGCCTGCAGCTCAGCCAGTGTGAAGCCGTGCTCCAGGACAGGCTGCGGCGCCACTGGATGGCCGAGGGGGTCACCTTCGTGGATCCACCCAGTTGCACCCTCAGCGATGGCAGCCGTTTCGGCCGCGACGTGGTGGTGGAACCGCAATGCCATTTCCGGGGCAGCAGCGTGATCGGCGATGGCTGCCGCATCGGTCCAGGCTGCCTGATCGAAGACTCCGAACTCGGTTGTGGCGTGGAGGTGCTCCACTCGGTGGTGCGCGGCGCCGTTGTCGCCGATGGCTGCGCGATCGGGCCCTTCGCCCAGCTCCGGGCCGGCAGCAACCTGGCGGCTGGCTGCCGCGTCGGCAACTTCGTGGAGATCAAGAACAGCGTGCTGGAGGCGGAGGTGAAGGTGAATCACCTCAGCTACATCGGCGATGCCGATCTCGGCTCCGGCGTGAATGTGGGTGCCGGCACGATCACCGCCAACTACGACGGCCTCCGCAAGCACCGCACCGTGATCGGGGCCGGCAGCAAGACCGGGGCGAACTCGGTGCTGGTGGCCCCGATCAATCTCGGGGAACGGGTCACGGTGGGGGCCGGCTCCACCCTGACCAAGGACGTACCCAGCGGTGCCCTGGCAATCGGCCGGGCCCGCCAGCTGATCAAGGAGAACTGGCCCGGTCCGGCCTGA